A window of the Lujinxingia vulgaris genome harbors these coding sequences:
- a CDS encoding BREX system ATP-binding domain-containing protein — protein sequence MPLPPTDATTWKAYSEAIYELVRDEAPFELRVGEEAGALLTLEGLEAQTPWAVITAFNPASRLQSPAENARAHAALSDLLHQKGFAHLPTRARDPHGEWPIEDGFLIFPIEANEARKIARRFAQNAVLIGRGQGPTELLDCRLTPDSHLPPRVVEAMRLGVVPDESVDAYTVGRDTELALIDADLDALAHGAGNLRVLLADYGSGKTHLLEVIARRALAQNFLVARVVLDAEGAAPSHPGRVYRGLIDQLTYPERPDAPRQGLTPLFERALQSPIARARFDLPDVPERHVPGRPSVVENRPSVPGRPSVPGRPSVMENRPSVNAPGRPSVMENRPSVNAPGRPSVVENQPSVKESNDLPAPSAHLYLTTALTHFERLPVGAHPELRDRLMRWIEGQPIGRNRDLDQDLRKLRGKHRTVYSLKDYRPWARIYAYLLSGIDTLARDAGYRGLVLLFDEAERFALLSSENRAHAENLFKAMAAASVGADAAPFERDDLSGGGLGVLQTLPARYHSRHGLLAIFAMTPDDQGVDVLRQAAPDDAFIDLKLLGGDDFEKLASRVLRLYRAAHEEPLPPALDTLLPRIVSGLHRHGLLNTPRQSMKFIVEILDIARRRPAELRDAVGELQGLLNT from the coding sequence ATGCCATTGCCCCCGACAGACGCTACCACCTGGAAGGCCTACTCCGAGGCCATCTACGAGCTCGTGCGCGATGAGGCGCCCTTCGAGTTGCGGGTCGGCGAGGAGGCCGGGGCGTTGCTGACGCTGGAAGGGCTCGAGGCGCAGACCCCGTGGGCCGTGATCACCGCGTTTAACCCCGCCTCCCGCCTTCAATCGCCCGCCGAGAACGCCCGCGCCCACGCCGCGCTGAGCGATCTTCTGCACCAAAAAGGATTCGCCCACCTGCCTACCCGCGCTCGCGATCCCCACGGCGAATGGCCCATTGAGGATGGCTTTTTGATCTTTCCCATTGAGGCTAATGAGGCCCGGAAGATCGCGCGCCGCTTTGCTCAGAACGCTGTCCTCATCGGCCGCGGTCAGGGGCCGACAGAGCTGCTGGACTGCCGCCTCACCCCTGACTCCCACCTCCCTCCCCGCGTCGTTGAAGCGATGCGCCTGGGGGTTGTTCCCGACGAGTCCGTCGACGCCTACACCGTAGGTCGCGACACCGAGCTCGCTCTCATCGACGCCGACTTAGACGCGCTGGCCCACGGCGCGGGCAACCTGCGCGTGCTTCTGGCGGACTACGGCTCCGGCAAGACCCACCTTCTCGAAGTCATCGCCCGCCGCGCCCTGGCCCAGAACTTTCTGGTAGCCCGCGTGGTGCTCGACGCCGAGGGCGCCGCTCCCAGCCACCCGGGCCGGGTCTACCGCGGGCTTATCGACCAGCTCACCTACCCGGAGCGCCCCGATGCCCCCCGCCAGGGGCTCACCCCGCTCTTTGAGCGCGCGCTTCAGAGCCCCATCGCCCGCGCGCGCTTCGACCTTCCCGATGTGCCCGAACGCCATGTACCCGGACGACCCTCGGTCGTGGAAAATCGACCCTCTGTACCCGGACGACCCTCTGTACCCGGACGACCCTCGGTCATGGAAAATCGACCCTCGGTCAATGCCCCCGGACGACCCTCGGTCATGGAAAATCGACCCTCGGTCAATGCCCCCGGACGACCCTCGGTCGTGGAAAATCAACCCTCGGTCAAGGAGAGCAACGATCTTCCAGCGCCCTCGGCGCATCTCTATCTGACCACCGCGCTGACCCATTTTGAACGACTCCCGGTCGGTGCCCACCCGGAGCTTCGCGACCGCCTGATGCGCTGGATCGAGGGTCAACCCATCGGCCGAAACCGCGATCTCGACCAGGATCTGCGCAAACTTCGGGGCAAGCACCGCACCGTCTACAGCCTCAAAGATTATCGCCCCTGGGCACGTATCTACGCCTACCTTTTGAGCGGCATCGACACCCTGGCCCGCGACGCCGGTTACCGGGGTTTGGTGCTCCTCTTTGACGAAGCAGAGCGATTCGCGCTCCTCTCCAGCGAGAACCGCGCCCACGCCGAGAACCTCTTTAAGGCGATGGCCGCCGCCAGCGTGGGCGCCGACGCTGCGCCCTTTGAGCGCGACGACCTCTCCGGAGGCGGCCTGGGCGTCTTACAGACCCTTCCGGCCCGCTACCACAGTCGTCACGGGCTGCTGGCGATCTTCGCGATGACACCAGACGACCAGGGTGTCGATGTGCTGCGTCAGGCCGCTCCCGACGACGCTTTCATCGACCTGAAGCTGCTCGGTGGCGACGACTTTGAAAAACTCGCAAGCCGGGTGCTGCGCCTCTACCGCGCCGCACACGAGGAGCCCCTTCCGCCAGCCCTCGACACGCTTCTCCCCCGCATCGTCAGCGGACTTCATCGCCACGGGCTGCTCAACACACCGCGCCAGTCGATGAAGTTCATCGTCGAGATCCTCGACATCGCGCGCCGCCGCCCCGCCGAGCTACGCGACGCAGTCGGCGAGCTTCAGGGGCTGCTCAACACGTGA
- a CDS encoding two-component system sensor histidine kinase NtrB, with product MESSDTDVTRYLSWVAGERDMEELFALLAMWIDGEGVDTLIETLPPRLAGRLGDGCVVILDDALQGSGRVVRAWVDEGNAEELRAWGEGLALEPFYTGGDVVELSPRAGEPWGMGLGLKLEVGDGARAVVALLSWSRPFDAASRRLASRATRIIGATIKRARLAAMIREALTYAQSRAADLEQRMTLGRGAAHGLGEGVVTLDAAGRVMFANPSAAKILGLSVEAMHARDFHALVHPRASCCDHVDEGLCALELALASGADVRCHDDAFERADGARVAVVYTVSPMPGAVESRVIAIRDMSDYQKMHARLLLTDRMMAVGTLASGIAHEINNPLSFVDANLRFSLRALRQGEPEVGAVDEALSDALDGVERMRRIVDAMRAFSGGADDEVDWIDLEQCLNDAMTISAGEVGQVATMRRVGDALGQVRANTTRLTQVLVSLLLNVTHAFDEGEQGGEVVVRTRRQPDEAIVEVRDNGRGIAPEMLRQIFDPFFTTSPVGRGTGLGLFVARSLVDELGGQLECESVVGEGTCFTLRLPVNGRPRRR from the coding sequence ATGGAGAGCAGTGATACGGACGTCACGCGGTACTTGAGCTGGGTGGCTGGCGAACGCGATATGGAGGAGCTCTTCGCGCTGCTGGCGATGTGGATCGATGGCGAGGGGGTGGACACCCTCATTGAGACGCTGCCACCGCGCCTTGCCGGACGTCTGGGCGATGGCTGCGTGGTGATCCTCGACGATGCGCTGCAGGGGAGCGGGCGCGTGGTGCGGGCGTGGGTCGATGAGGGCAATGCCGAGGAGTTGCGGGCGTGGGGAGAGGGGCTGGCGCTCGAGCCCTTCTACACCGGGGGCGATGTTGTTGAACTTTCGCCGCGCGCCGGTGAGCCCTGGGGGATGGGCCTGGGCTTAAAGCTGGAGGTGGGCGATGGGGCGCGTGCGGTGGTCGCGCTACTGTCCTGGTCACGGCCTTTTGATGCGGCATCGCGTCGTCTGGCCTCCCGGGCCACCCGTATCATCGGCGCTACGATCAAACGCGCGCGCCTCGCCGCGATGATCCGCGAGGCGTTGACCTACGCGCAGTCCCGCGCGGCCGATCTGGAGCAACGCATGACCCTGGGTCGCGGTGCGGCTCACGGACTCGGAGAGGGGGTGGTGACGCTTGATGCTGCCGGGCGAGTGATGTTCGCGAATCCGAGCGCCGCAAAGATTCTGGGGCTGAGCGTGGAGGCGATGCACGCGCGGGATTTTCACGCGCTGGTGCACCCCCGAGCCTCGTGTTGCGATCACGTCGACGAGGGCCTCTGCGCCCTGGAGCTTGCGCTCGCCAGTGGCGCTGATGTGCGCTGCCACGATGATGCTTTTGAGCGGGCCGACGGCGCGCGCGTCGCGGTCGTTTACACCGTCAGCCCGATGCCCGGCGCGGTGGAGAGTCGCGTCATCGCCATCCGCGACATGAGCGACTACCAGAAGATGCACGCGCGGCTGTTGCTCACCGATCGGATGATGGCCGTCGGGACGCTGGCCTCGGGCATCGCGCATGAGATCAACAACCCCCTCTCCTTTGTCGACGCCAACCTGCGCTTCTCGTTGCGAGCGCTGCGTCAGGGGGAGCCCGAGGTGGGAGCGGTGGATGAGGCGCTCAGCGATGCACTCGACGGCGTGGAGCGTATGCGGCGAATTGTCGATGCGATGCGCGCCTTCTCCGGCGGTGCCGACGATGAGGTCGACTGGATCGACCTGGAGCAATGCCTCAACGATGCCATGACCATCAGCGCCGGTGAGGTCGGTCAGGTCGCCACGATGCGACGCGTGGGAGATGCGCTGGGGCAGGTTCGGGCCAATACCACACGACTCACCCAGGTGTTGGTGAGCCTGCTGCTCAACGTTACGCATGCCTTCGACGAGGGAGAGCAGGGCGGTGAGGTTGTCGTGCGCACGCGTCGCCAGCCTGATGAGGCCATCGTGGAGGTGCGCGACAATGGCCGGGGCATCGCCCCGGAGATGCTGCGGCAGATCTTCGACCCCTTCTTCACAACTTCGCCAGTCGGTCGCGGCACCGGGCTGGGGCTCTTCGTGGCGCGCAGCCTCGTCGACGAGCTCGGCGGGCAGCTGGAGTGCGAGAGCGTGGTGGGCGAGGGGACCTGCTTTACGCTGCGCCTTCCGGTAAATGGTCGTCCACGCCGGCGCTGA